The Doryrhamphus excisus isolate RoL2022-K1 chromosome 1, RoL_Dexc_1.0, whole genome shotgun sequence genome includes a window with the following:
- the LOC131097453 gene encoding complement C1q tumor necrosis factor-related protein 3-like — protein sequence MASLCFIAVLLLCCAVGLQAQTAVPVAFSVALKSDDQVASDHGPFNTDTTLVFKRVVTNLGNGYDVNTGIFTAPVKGLYYVTFTGSAGESGSLNAALIKNGVNMFAIYDNKHHHSSATNGMALALEVGDKLWVTLWANQRMFDQSRLSTFSGFLVSPM from the exons ATGGCATCCTTGTGCTTCATCGCCGTGCTGCTGCTGTGCTGCGCGGTGGGACTGCAGGCTCAGACCGCAG TGCCCGTGGCGTTCTCCGTGGCTCTGAAAAGCGATGACCAAGTGGCCAGCGACCACGGACCCTTCAACACGGACACCACGCTGGTCTTCAAGAGGGTGGTGACCAACTTGGGCAACGGCTATGACGTCAACACAG GTATCTTCACCGCCCCCGTCAAAGGTCTCTACTACGTCACTTTTACCGGTTCCGCCGGCGAGTCGGGGTCACTGAATGCGGCGCTGATTAAGAACGGCGTCAACATGTTTGCCATCTACGACAACAAGCACCATCACAGCAGCGCCACCAACGGCATGGCGCTGGCACTGGAGGTGGGAGACAAGCTGTGGGTCACCTTGTGGGCCAATCAGAGGATGTTTGACCAGAGCCGACTCAGCACTTTCAGCGGCTTCCTCGTCAGCCCCATGTAA